One genomic window of Candidatus Fermentibacter sp. includes the following:
- a CDS encoding SPFH domain-containing protein: MVKKLEIIEWLDDTGKEIVHREPQSGSGEFRIGSQLVVRESQEAVFFRDGKAMGVLGPGRHTLTTQNIPFLTELVGMAFEGEGSPFRAEVYYVSKKTFVDMKWGTKEPIIFRDKELAMVRLRAFGQFSIKVNESLLFVNKLVGTEGRYTADAIEGFLKGVIISRLADLLGETLESIFDLARVYDEIGTLGKARLADDFEKYGIQLVDFYINAITPPEEVQKRIDERSSMGALGDMNAYMRYKTATAISDAAQNESGGGGAATGVGLGAGVGMGATMAQMMTQSLNQGQPQQGAAAAAALVVCPSCRKQVPPAKFCPECGKAMGASCPKCGAAIANGAKFCPECGQKLGGQTCSCGAEIPSGSKFCPDCGKKVE; this comes from the coding sequence ATGGTCAAGAAGCTTGAGATCATCGAGTGGCTCGATGATACCGGCAAGGAGATAGTCCACAGGGAGCCCCAGTCGGGCTCCGGCGAGTTCCGGATCGGCAGCCAGCTCGTCGTGAGAGAGAGCCAGGAGGCCGTCTTCTTCAGGGACGGCAAGGCCATGGGCGTGCTGGGACCGGGGCGCCACACCCTGACCACCCAGAACATCCCCTTCCTGACGGAGCTCGTCGGGATGGCCTTCGAGGGAGAGGGCTCGCCCTTCCGGGCGGAGGTCTACTACGTAAGCAAGAAGACCTTCGTCGACATGAAGTGGGGCACCAAGGAGCCGATCATATTCCGCGACAAGGAACTGGCCATGGTCCGGCTCCGGGCCTTCGGCCAGTTCTCCATAAAGGTGAACGAGAGCCTGCTCTTCGTGAACAAGCTCGTCGGCACCGAGGGGCGATATACCGCCGACGCGATCGAGGGCTTCCTCAAGGGCGTGATCATCTCCCGCCTGGCGGACCTCCTGGGCGAGACCCTCGAGAGCATCTTCGACCTCGCCAGGGTCTACGACGAGATAGGAACCCTCGGCAAGGCCAGGCTCGCCGACGACTTCGAGAAGTACGGCATCCAGCTCGTCGACTTCTACATCAACGCCATCACGCCGCCCGAGGAGGTCCAGAAGAGGATCGACGAGCGCTCCTCCATGGGCGCGCTGGGCGACATGAACGCCTACATGCGCTACAAGACGGCCACGGCCATCAGCGATGCGGCCCAGAACGAGTCGGGCGGCGGCGGGGCGGCCACCGGCGTCGGGCTCGGAGCCGGGGTCGGCATGGGCGCGACCATGGCCCAGATGATGACCCAGTCGCTCAACCAGGGCCAGCCCCAGCAGGGCGCCGCGGCTGCGGCCGCCCTCGTGGTCTGCCCTTCGTGCAGGAAGCAGGTTCCCCCGGCGAAGTTCTGCCCCGAGTGCGGCAAGGCAATGGGCGCAAGCTGCCCCAAGTGCGGCGCCGCCATCGCCAACGGGGCGAAGTTCTGCCCCGAGTGCGGGCAGAAGCTGGGCGGGCAGACCTGCTCGTGCGGCGCGGAGATACCTTCCGGCAGCAAGTTCTGCCCGGACTGCGGCAAGAAGGTCGAGTAG
- a CDS encoding AMP-binding protein, giving the protein MPPTVHGLLEAAASARGGAIALRDDAGSLSYADWEAASLNLAALLAEAGVRKGDTVGVSCGKTVLLPVSFTAVSLAGARFMAFSGDWPEPAARRMLPPSPRSWLLSFDGPGTVPAGVRHLRFQPSEALGGRRTPADLPEIDSGDDFYMNVTSASTGLPKIAPITHDALLANTGAVCEALGLRGDDVHMSLFSASGHPHELFIRGLYLGGTTVLTEGRYPRSALRLISDARVTALMGLPPQLDGLARVCSREDADLSGLRIAEAGGMHSSPGFLARFHELTGVDAVPVWGSTETSGVALYGDANAEGLSRVVGGYSVELADPGGSIIGGDGEGELRIAGPAVVRGYAGDRMSTEEHFRDGWFLTGDVFRRESGVLHFLGRRGGLIKSAGLKVFPLEVELAILRHPDVLDTAVSGEDFPGRGETVVARVVPRPGSDLSSPSLREFLRGILDGYKIPHKFHMVPDLPRTPGGKIDRNALGSPPSSADWKGEILRTDVELVRLLNHRASSMALSGQAYDPGWVEEQLDNAAGHNPGPVSDDTIRSIMSFIIRSVARR; this is encoded by the coding sequence GTGCCCCCGACCGTCCACGGGCTGCTGGAGGCGGCCGCTTCCGCCAGAGGCGGGGCGATCGCACTGCGAGACGATGCGGGCAGCCTTTCCTACGCCGACTGGGAGGCGGCCAGCCTGAACCTGGCCGCCCTCCTCGCCGAGGCCGGCGTCAGGAAGGGCGACACCGTGGGTGTCTCGTGCGGCAAGACCGTGCTCCTGCCGGTTTCTTTCACCGCTGTTTCGCTCGCCGGGGCGCGGTTCATGGCATTCTCCGGCGACTGGCCCGAGCCCGCGGCCAGGCGGATGCTCCCGCCCTCCCCGAGGTCGTGGCTGCTGTCCTTCGACGGGCCGGGGACGGTTCCCGCCGGGGTCAGACACCTGAGATTCCAGCCTTCGGAGGCGCTCGGAGGGCGGAGGACCCCCGCCGACCTCCCGGAGATCGATTCCGGCGACGATTTCTACATGAACGTGACATCGGCCTCCACAGGGCTTCCCAAGATCGCGCCCATCACCCATGACGCCCTCCTGGCCAACACCGGGGCGGTGTGCGAGGCGCTCGGACTGCGCGGCGACGATGTCCACATGTCGCTCTTCTCGGCCTCCGGGCACCCCCATGAACTCTTCATCAGGGGCCTCTACCTCGGGGGCACCACCGTACTGACCGAGGGCAGGTACCCCCGCAGCGCGCTCCGGCTCATCTCCGACGCCCGCGTGACTGCACTGATGGGTCTCCCTCCCCAGCTCGACGGTCTCGCGAGGGTCTGCAGCCGCGAGGACGCCGACCTTTCGGGGCTCCGGATCGCCGAAGCCGGCGGCATGCACTCCTCCCCCGGGTTTCTCGCGCGGTTCCATGAACTGACCGGCGTGGACGCAGTACCGGTATGGGGCAGCACGGAGACCTCGGGAGTGGCGCTGTACGGCGACGCCAACGCCGAAGGGCTGTCGAGGGTGGTGGGGGGCTATTCGGTGGAGCTCGCCGATCCCGGAGGTTCGATCATCGGAGGCGACGGGGAGGGCGAGCTGAGGATCGCCGGCCCGGCGGTCGTCAGAGGCTATGCAGGTGACAGGATGTCCACCGAGGAGCACTTCAGGGACGGCTGGTTCCTCACCGGCGACGTGTTCAGGCGGGAATCGGGAGTCCTGCACTTCCTGGGGCGCAGGGGCGGGCTGATCAAGTCGGCAGGCCTCAAGGTCTTCCCCCTCGAGGTGGAGCTGGCCATCCTGAGACACCCCGACGTACTCGACACGGCCGTCTCCGGCGAGGATTTCCCGGGCAGGGGGGAGACGGTGGTCGCGAGGGTCGTCCCGAGGCCGGGCAGCGACCTCTCGTCGCCGTCGCTCCGGGAGTTCCTCAGGGGCATCCTCGACGGCTACAAGATCCCTCACAAGTTCCACATGGTTCCCGACCTGCCGAGGACCCCGGGCGGGAAGATCGACAGGAATGCCCTTGGTTCCCCGCCATCCTCGGCCGACTGGAAGGGCGAGATCCTGAGAACGGATGTGGAACTCGTCAGGCTCCTCAACCACAGGGCCTCGTCCATGGCCCTCTCCGGGCAGGCGTACGATCCCGGCTGGGTGGAGGAGCAGCTCGACAACGCGGCCGGTCACAATCCCGGCCCCGTCTCGGACGATACCATAAGGTCGATCATGTCCTTCATCATCCGGTCCGTGGCCAGGCGATGA
- the aroF gene encoding 3-deoxy-7-phosphoheptulonate synthase, with protein MRVVVRVGRDSAVTPVDFGGGAPVLIAGPCAVEDLPMMRECAGAARIAGAGLLRGGAFKPRTSPHSFQGLGAEGLSILSEVRAEAGLPVVTEVMSCAQIGPALEAVDMLQVGARNMHNFTLLSELGRSGAPVLLKRGFMATVEEWLLAAEYILTEGNSRVVLCERGIRTFEPWTRNTLDLSAVPLARSRSGLPVIVDPCHATGSRDLVGPMCHAALACGADGLMLEIHPDPARARSDGDQSLGFEDFRALAADLAETAAFFCSHRQGG; from the coding sequence ATGAGAGTCGTCGTGAGGGTCGGAAGGGATTCCGCGGTCACCCCGGTGGATTTCGGCGGGGGGGCTCCGGTTCTGATAGCCGGGCCGTGCGCCGTCGAGGATCTGCCGATGATGAGGGAGTGCGCGGGCGCCGCCCGCATCGCCGGTGCCGGGCTCCTCAGGGGCGGCGCGTTCAAACCGCGGACATCCCCGCATTCGTTCCAGGGTCTCGGGGCCGAGGGGCTCTCGATCCTGTCGGAAGTCCGGGCCGAGGCGGGGCTGCCGGTCGTGACCGAGGTCATGTCCTGCGCCCAGATAGGCCCCGCCCTCGAGGCCGTGGACATGCTCCAGGTCGGGGCCAGGAACATGCACAACTTCACGCTCCTGTCCGAGCTCGGGCGGTCAGGGGCCCCGGTGCTGCTCAAGCGAGGATTCATGGCCACCGTCGAGGAATGGCTGCTGGCTGCCGAGTACATACTGACCGAGGGCAATTCGCGGGTCGTGCTGTGCGAGCGGGGGATAAGGACCTTCGAGCCCTGGACGCGCAACACGCTCGACCTCTCGGCGGTGCCTCTGGCCAGGTCGAGGTCCGGCCTGCCGGTGATCGTCGACCCGTGCCACGCCACGGGCAGCCGCGACCTCGTCGGACCCATGTGCCATGCCGCCCTGGCATGCGGTGCGGACGGGCTGATGCTGGAGATACACCCCGATCCGGCCCGCGCCAGATCCGACGGCGACCAGTCGCTCGGATTCGAGGATTTCCGCGCGCTCGCGGCCGACCTGGCCGAGACCGCCGCTTTCTTCTGCAGTCACAGACAGGGAGGTTGA
- a CDS encoding ATP-dependent 6-phosphofructokinase translates to MHLGILTGGGDAPGLNAVIRAVVYRAVAGGHSVTGFQRGWKGVIENLSRPLGIEDVRDIQKLGGTILHSSRTNPFKIENGLGMIAATLSSHAVDCLIAVGGEDTLGVASRLSASGTRVLGVPKTIDNDLNATDYTFGFDTAINSVTEALDRLETTARSHERVIVVEIMGRHAGWMALHGGIAGGAHVILLPEEPFDTDEICALLKRRFDEGRRWALVAVAEGASDPGLSRQIMHSSEPDAFGHVQLGTGIGIAEVLAGEIEQRSGLETRHVILGHLQRGGPPSAFDRVLGTRLGVKVVEMAEEGATGRMASLMGGEIVSVDLAEAVGTLRTVPPDRYAMAKLFFG, encoded by the coding sequence GTGCATCTGGGCATCCTGACCGGCGGAGGAGACGCCCCCGGGCTCAACGCCGTGATCCGCGCCGTAGTCTACAGGGCGGTGGCGGGAGGGCATTCCGTGACGGGATTCCAGCGCGGTTGGAAGGGCGTCATAGAGAACCTCTCCAGGCCGCTCGGCATCGAGGATGTGCGCGACATCCAGAAACTGGGCGGCACGATCCTCCATTCCTCGCGCACCAATCCGTTCAAGATCGAGAACGGCCTCGGGATGATCGCCGCGACTCTGTCGTCCCATGCCGTCGACTGCCTCATCGCGGTCGGGGGGGAGGACACGCTCGGGGTCGCCAGCAGGCTGTCCGCCTCGGGAACCCGCGTGCTCGGAGTCCCCAAGACGATAGACAACGACCTCAACGCCACCGACTACACCTTCGGGTTCGACACCGCCATCAACTCCGTGACGGAAGCCCTGGACAGGCTCGAGACCACGGCCAGGAGCCACGAGCGCGTGATCGTGGTGGAGATCATGGGTCGCCACGCGGGATGGATGGCGCTCCACGGAGGCATAGCCGGAGGGGCCCACGTGATCCTTCTCCCCGAGGAGCCGTTCGATACCGACGAGATCTGTGCTCTCCTGAAGAGGCGCTTCGACGAGGGCCGGAGATGGGCGCTGGTGGCGGTGGCCGAAGGGGCCTCCGACCCCGGGCTCTCCAGGCAGATCATGCATTCCAGCGAACCCGACGCGTTCGGTCACGTGCAGCTCGGCACGGGCATCGGCATAGCCGAGGTGCTCGCCGGGGAGATAGAGCAGAGGAGCGGGCTCGAGACCAGGCACGTGATCCTCGGGCACCTGCAGCGGGGCGGCCCTCCCAGCGCCTTCGACAGGGTGCTCGGCACCAGGCTCGGAGTCAAGGTGGTGGAGATGGCCGAGGAGGGGGCCACCGGGCGGATGGCCTCCCTCATGGGCGGGGAGATAGTGTCCGTGGATCTCGCCGAGGCGGTAGGCACCCTCAGGACCGTGCCGCCCGACAGGTATGCCATGGCCAAACTTTTCTTCGGATAG
- the gap gene encoding type I glyceraldehyde-3-phosphate dehydrogenase codes for MRVAINGFGRIGRLVCRRAAGIGGIEIVAVNDVTDPATLAHLLKYDSVHGRFRGEVAVEGDSIRAGGSSFRVLSVKDPAALPWKDMGVDIVVEATGLFTARDKAAAHLSAGARRVLVSAPAKGADLTAVMGVNNHRYDPASHFVVSTASCTTNCLAPVAKVLNDSFGIVTGLMTTIHAYTNDQRILDLPHKDRRRARAAAVNVIPTTTGAAAAIGEVIPELKGRLDGFAVRVPVPDGSLVDLTCRLENPVTVESVNEAMRAAASGPLSGVLEYSTEPLVSSDIVGNPASSVFDSEFTRVVGEKTVKVISWYDNEWGYSCRMVDMLKHMGEAGL; via the coding sequence ATGAGAGTAGCCATCAACGGCTTCGGGAGGATCGGGAGGCTCGTCTGCCGCAGGGCGGCCGGGATCGGCGGCATCGAGATAGTTGCGGTCAACGACGTGACGGACCCCGCCACGCTCGCCCACCTGCTGAAGTACGATTCGGTGCACGGCAGGTTCCGGGGCGAGGTCGCGGTCGAGGGGGATTCCATCAGGGCAGGCGGATCGTCCTTCCGGGTGCTGAGCGTCAAGGACCCCGCCGCCCTCCCGTGGAAGGACATGGGCGTAGACATCGTGGTCGAGGCCACGGGCCTGTTCACCGCGCGCGACAAGGCCGCGGCGCACCTTTCCGCCGGCGCCCGCAGGGTCCTCGTGAGCGCTCCGGCGAAGGGAGCCGACCTGACCGCCGTGATGGGGGTCAACAACCACAGGTACGATCCCGCGTCGCATTTCGTGGTCTCGACCGCGAGCTGCACCACCAACTGCCTCGCGCCGGTCGCGAAGGTGCTCAACGACTCGTTCGGGATCGTGACCGGGCTGATGACGACGATACACGCCTACACCAACGACCAGAGGATCCTCGACCTCCCTCACAAGGACAGGAGGCGGGCGCGGGCTGCCGCCGTCAACGTGATCCCGACCACCACGGGCGCCGCGGCGGCGATAGGGGAGGTCATACCCGAGCTGAAGGGCAGGCTCGACGGCTTCGCCGTTCGCGTACCGGTACCGGACGGCTCGCTGGTCGACCTCACCTGCAGGCTCGAGAACCCCGTCACGGTCGAGTCCGTCAACGAAGCGATGAGGGCGGCCGCATCCGGCCCTCTCTCCGGGGTGCTCGAGTACAGCACCGAACCCCTGGTCTCGTCCGACATCGTGGGCAACCCGGCCAGCTCGGTCTTCGACTCCGAGTTCACCCGGGTCGTGGGCGAGAAGACCGTGAAGGTCATCTCCTGGTACGACAACGAATGGGGCTACTCCTGCCGCATGGTGGACATGCTGAAGCACATGGGCGAGGCCGGGCTGTGA